A stretch of the Uranotaenia lowii strain MFRU-FL chromosome 3, ASM2978415v1, whole genome shotgun sequence genome encodes the following:
- the LOC129755586 gene encoding importin-7 isoform X2, which translates to MDNAKICELLRATIEPSQRLQAEEQLNQVHKIIGFLPNLLQVIMQNDVDSPVRQAGAIYLKNLITSSWQEREAEPGNPLPFSIHEQDRAMIRDTIVEAIVHAPDIIRVQLCVCINNIIKNDFPGRWTQVVDKISIYLQNRDANGWNGALMCMYQLVKNYEYKKSTERAPLNEAMNLLLPQMYNLMMNLINDPSEQSVLMQKQILKIYYALTQYALPLKVIDKDIFSNWMEICRQILDRPAPDSTHIDEDERPELPWWKAKKWASHIVLRMFERYGSPGNVVSKEYNEFADWYLQTFTSGLLNVLLKVLDQYRNKIYVSPRVMTDTLNYIKHAVSHAHSWKMLKPHFIAIIQDVIFPLMCYSEADEELWEADPIEYIRQKFDVFDDYTTPVPAAETLLHNCCKTRKGVLPQVMQLIMQIINAPNLNAKQKDGALHMVGSLADVLLKKKVFKDQVENLIMQYVFPEFSSPHGHLRARACWVLHYFSEIKLKNQQVLAEIMRLTSNALLMDKELPVKVEAAVALQMYLISQESAPKCLESRIKEITMELLKIIRETENEDLTNVLQKIVCTYSDQLLPIAVDICQHLATTFSQVLEADENSDERAITAMGLLNTMETLLSVMEEHPQVMLSLHPIVLQVVGHVLQHNVSEFYEEAFSLVYDLTSKSISPDMWKLLEIIYQLFQKDGIDYFVDMMPALHNYITVDTPAFLSNQNHVLAMFNMCKTVMGGSATEESECSAAKLLEVIILQCKGQIDECIPSFVELALTRLTREVKTSELRTMCLQVVIAALYYNPQLLLQILEKIPLPVSNESIASHFIKQWIHDSDCFLGIHDRKLCVIGLCTLMSLGENKPAVLSELSDKIIPTLILIFEGLKRAYATRAAEGEEEESEDEDDDLEEGISSDEDEVDEMGPSYFERIAKMAQDKAAEHGLELTATIKDGDSDEDDDDDDDDDGDDDLDETALEGFTTPLDEEDNPQYVDEYFAFQEVMTALPTADPNWYNMLTRNLQPHEAVQLQEILVTAEQKKAAKRSKEIENSGGYQFTQHTIPSSFNFSGQQ; encoded by the exons GTCCACAAAATTATCGGCTTCCTGCCAAACTTGCTGCAGGTTATCATGCAAAACGATGTGGATAGTCCGGTCCGGCAGGCGGGAGCCatctatttgaaaaatttgatcacCAGCAGTTGGCAGGAGCGTGAAGCGGAACCCGGCAATCCGTTGCCCTTCTCGATCCACGAACAGGACCGAGCAATGATTCGGGACACTATCGTGGAAGCCATCGTCCATGCACCGGACATTATTCGGGTGCAGCTGTGCGTGTGCATCAACAACATTATCAAGAACGATTTTCCCGGCCGGTGGACTCAGGTGGTGGACAAAATTAGCATCTATCTGCAAAATCGAGACGCCAATGGATGGAACGGTGCCCTCATGTGTATGTACCAGttggtgaaaaattatgaatacaAAAAATCCACCGAGAGAGCTCCGTTGAACGAGGCGATGAATCTGCTTCTGCCACAGATGTACAACTTGATGATGAACCTTATCAACGATCCGTCCGAGCAGAGCGTCCTGATGCAGAAACAGATTCTGAAAATCTACTACGCCCTCACACAGTACGCACTACCACTGAAAGTCATCGACAAGGATATTTTCTCCAACTGGATGGAGATTTGTCGGCAGATTTTGGACCGACCTGCTCCGGATTCAACGCACATCGACGAAGACGAACGGCCCGAGCTGCCCTGGTGGAAGGCTAAAAAGTGGGCATCCCATATCGTTCTGCGGATGTTTGAACGTTACGGTAGCCCGGGTAACGTGGTGTCGAAGGAGTACAATGAATTCGCCGATTGGTATTTGCAGACGTTTACCAGTGGGTTATTGAATGTGCTGCTTAAAGTTCTGGACCAGTATAGGAACAAAATCTACGTGTCGCCACGTGTGATGACCGACACGCTGAACTACATCAAACACGC CGTTTCGCATGCCCATTCGTGGAAAATGCTGAAGCCACACTTCATCGCCATCATCCAGGATGTCATCTTTCCGCTCATGTGCTACTCGGAAGCGGACGAAGAGCTCTGGGAGGCGGACCCGATCGAATACATCCGGCAAAAGTTTGACGTATTTGACGACTACACAACCCCGGTTCCGGCTGCCGAAACCCTGTTGCACAATTGCTGTAAAACTCGGAAGGGTGTTCTACCCCAAGTTATGCAACTGATCATGCAGATAATCAACGCTCCCAACTTGAATGCCAAGCAGAAAGACGGTGCCCTGCACATGGTCGGATCGCTTGCTGATGTCTTACTGAagaaaaaggttttcaaagatCAGGTGGAAAATCTGATCATGCAGTACGTATTCCCGGAGTTCAGCAGTCCTCATGGTCACCTGAGAGCCCGAGCATGTTGGGTGCTACACTATTTCAGTGAAATCAAATTGAAGAACCAACAAGTGCTGGCGGAAATTATGCGACTCACTTCGAATGCCCTGCTCATGGACAAGGAACTTCCCGTTAAAGTGGAAGCCGCCGTTGCCTTACAGATGTACCTCATCTCACAGGAGAGTGCTCCCAAATGTCTGGAGAGTCGCATCAAAGAAATCACGATGGAGCTACTGAAGATCATTCGGGAAACTGAAAACGAAGATCTGACCAATGTACTGCAAAAGATTGTCTGCACATACTCCGATCAGTTGCTCCCGATTGCGGTCGATATCTGTCAGCATTTAGCCACCACCTTCAGCCAAGTGCTGGAGGCGGACGAGAATTCCGATGAACGAGCCATCACTGCTATGGGACTGTTGAATACGATGGAAACGCTGCTCAGCGTTATGGAAGAACATCCTCAGGTGATGCTTTCGCTGCATCCGATCGTTCTCCAGGTCGTGGGTCACGTCCTTCAGCACAACGTCAGCGAGTTTTACGAAGAAGCTTTCTCCCTGGTGTACGATCTTACCTCCAAATCGATATCACCGGACATGTGGAAATTGTTGGAAATTATCTACCAG CTTTTccaaaaagacggaattgattACTTCGTGGACATGATGCCAGCACTACACAATTACATAACTGTCGATACTCCAGCATTTCTTTCGAATCAGAATCACGTGCTAGCCATGTTCAACATGTGTAAAACG GTCATGGGTGGAAGCGCAACGGAAGAATCAGAATGCAGTGCGGCCAAACTGCTGGAGGTCATCATTCTGCAGTGTAAAGGACAGATCGACGAATGTATACCAAGCTTCGTGGAATTGGCTTTGACTCGGTTAACGCGAGAGGTGAAAACATCCGAACTGCGGACAATGTGCCTACAG GTCGTGATAGCCGCGCTGTACTACAACCCTCAATTGTTGTTGCAAATCCTCGAAAAGATTCCGCTTCCAGTAAGCAACGAATCGATAGCGTCACACTTTATCAAACAATGGATTCACGATTCGGATTGCTTCCTTGG AATCCACGATCGGAAGCTGTGCGTTATTGGACTTTGCACGCTGATGTCGCTGGGCGAGAACAAGCCGGCGGTGCTGAGCGAACTGAGCGACAAAATCATTCCCACGTTGATACTGATCTTCGAAGGGCTGAAGCGGGCGTACGCCACCCGGGCCGCCGAGGGTGAGGAGGAGGAAAGCGAGGACGAGGATGACGATCTGGAGGAGGGAATTTCCAGCGACGAGGACGAGGTGGACGAGATGGGGCCGTCCTACTTTGAGCGCATCGCCAAAATGGCCCAGGATAAGGCTGCCGAGCATGGTTTGGAACTGACCGCCACGATTAAG GATGGTGATTCGGatgaggacgacgacgacgatgatgatgacgatggggATGATGATCTGGACGAAACGGCGCTCGAAGGATTCACCACTCCACTGGATGAGGAGGATAACCCACAGTACGTTGATGAATACTTTGCCTTCCAGGAAGTTATGACCg CGCTTCCAACCGCCGATCCGAACTGGTATAACATGCTTACCAGAAATTTGCAACCGCACGAGGCTGTCCAGTTGCAGGAAATTTTAGTAACTGCTGAACAGAAGAAAGCAGCGAAACGTTCCAAGGAGATTGAAAACAGCGGAG GTTATCAATTCACGCAGCACACGATTCCAAGTTCATTCAACTTCAGTGGACAACAGTAA
- the LOC129755586 gene encoding importin-7 isoform X1, producing MDNAKICELLRATIEPSQRLQAEEQLNQVHKIIGFLPNLLQVIMQNDVDSPVRQAGAIYLKNLITSSWQEREAEPGNPLPFSIHEQDRAMIRDTIVEAIVHAPDIIRVQLCVCINNIIKNDFPGRWTQVVDKISIYLQNRDANGWNGALMCMYQLVKNYEYKKSTERAPLNEAMNLLLPQMYNLMMNLINDPSEQSVLMQKQILKIYYALTQYALPLKVIDKDIFSNWMEICRQILDRPAPDSTHIDEDERPELPWWKAKKWASHIVLRMFERYGSPGNVVSKEYNEFADWYLQTFTSGLLNVLLKVLDQYRNKIYVSPRVMTDTLNYIKHAVSHAHSWKMLKPHFIAIIQDVIFPLMCYSEADEELWEADPIEYIRQKFDVFDDYTTPVPAAETLLHNCCKTRKGVLPQVMQLIMQIINAPNLNAKQKDGALHMVGSLADVLLKKKVFKDQVENLIMQYVFPEFSSPHGHLRARACWVLHYFSEIKLKNQQVLAEIMRLTSNALLMDKELPVKVEAAVALQMYLISQESAPKCLESRIKEITMELLKIIRETENEDLTNVLQKIVCTYSDQLLPIAVDICQHLATTFSQVLEADENSDERAITAMGLLNTMETLLSVMEEHPQVMLSLHPIVLQVVGHVLQHNVSEFYEEAFSLVYDLTSKSISPDMWKLLEIIYQLFQKDGIDYFVDMMPALHNYITVDTPAFLSNQNHVLAMFNMCKTVMGGSATEESECSAAKLLEVIILQCKGQIDECIPSFVELALTRLTREVKTSELRTMCLQVVIAALYYNPQLLLQILEKIPLPVSNESIASHFIKQWIHDSDCFLGIHDRKLCVIGLCTLMSLGENKPAVLSELSDKIIPTLILIFEGLKRAYATRAAEGEEEESEDEDDDLEEGISSDEDEVDEMGPSYFERIAKMAQDKAAEHGLELTATIKDGDSDEDDDDDDDDDGDDDLDETALEGFTTPLDEEDNPQYVDEYFAFQEVMTALPTADPNWYNMLTRNLQPHEAVQLQEILVTAEQKKAAKRSKEIENSGATISHSLESRKRHANQLEQDRFCEAETNRYKKLKC from the exons GTCCACAAAATTATCGGCTTCCTGCCAAACTTGCTGCAGGTTATCATGCAAAACGATGTGGATAGTCCGGTCCGGCAGGCGGGAGCCatctatttgaaaaatttgatcacCAGCAGTTGGCAGGAGCGTGAAGCGGAACCCGGCAATCCGTTGCCCTTCTCGATCCACGAACAGGACCGAGCAATGATTCGGGACACTATCGTGGAAGCCATCGTCCATGCACCGGACATTATTCGGGTGCAGCTGTGCGTGTGCATCAACAACATTATCAAGAACGATTTTCCCGGCCGGTGGACTCAGGTGGTGGACAAAATTAGCATCTATCTGCAAAATCGAGACGCCAATGGATGGAACGGTGCCCTCATGTGTATGTACCAGttggtgaaaaattatgaatacaAAAAATCCACCGAGAGAGCTCCGTTGAACGAGGCGATGAATCTGCTTCTGCCACAGATGTACAACTTGATGATGAACCTTATCAACGATCCGTCCGAGCAGAGCGTCCTGATGCAGAAACAGATTCTGAAAATCTACTACGCCCTCACACAGTACGCACTACCACTGAAAGTCATCGACAAGGATATTTTCTCCAACTGGATGGAGATTTGTCGGCAGATTTTGGACCGACCTGCTCCGGATTCAACGCACATCGACGAAGACGAACGGCCCGAGCTGCCCTGGTGGAAGGCTAAAAAGTGGGCATCCCATATCGTTCTGCGGATGTTTGAACGTTACGGTAGCCCGGGTAACGTGGTGTCGAAGGAGTACAATGAATTCGCCGATTGGTATTTGCAGACGTTTACCAGTGGGTTATTGAATGTGCTGCTTAAAGTTCTGGACCAGTATAGGAACAAAATCTACGTGTCGCCACGTGTGATGACCGACACGCTGAACTACATCAAACACGC CGTTTCGCATGCCCATTCGTGGAAAATGCTGAAGCCACACTTCATCGCCATCATCCAGGATGTCATCTTTCCGCTCATGTGCTACTCGGAAGCGGACGAAGAGCTCTGGGAGGCGGACCCGATCGAATACATCCGGCAAAAGTTTGACGTATTTGACGACTACACAACCCCGGTTCCGGCTGCCGAAACCCTGTTGCACAATTGCTGTAAAACTCGGAAGGGTGTTCTACCCCAAGTTATGCAACTGATCATGCAGATAATCAACGCTCCCAACTTGAATGCCAAGCAGAAAGACGGTGCCCTGCACATGGTCGGATCGCTTGCTGATGTCTTACTGAagaaaaaggttttcaaagatCAGGTGGAAAATCTGATCATGCAGTACGTATTCCCGGAGTTCAGCAGTCCTCATGGTCACCTGAGAGCCCGAGCATGTTGGGTGCTACACTATTTCAGTGAAATCAAATTGAAGAACCAACAAGTGCTGGCGGAAATTATGCGACTCACTTCGAATGCCCTGCTCATGGACAAGGAACTTCCCGTTAAAGTGGAAGCCGCCGTTGCCTTACAGATGTACCTCATCTCACAGGAGAGTGCTCCCAAATGTCTGGAGAGTCGCATCAAAGAAATCACGATGGAGCTACTGAAGATCATTCGGGAAACTGAAAACGAAGATCTGACCAATGTACTGCAAAAGATTGTCTGCACATACTCCGATCAGTTGCTCCCGATTGCGGTCGATATCTGTCAGCATTTAGCCACCACCTTCAGCCAAGTGCTGGAGGCGGACGAGAATTCCGATGAACGAGCCATCACTGCTATGGGACTGTTGAATACGATGGAAACGCTGCTCAGCGTTATGGAAGAACATCCTCAGGTGATGCTTTCGCTGCATCCGATCGTTCTCCAGGTCGTGGGTCACGTCCTTCAGCACAACGTCAGCGAGTTTTACGAAGAAGCTTTCTCCCTGGTGTACGATCTTACCTCCAAATCGATATCACCGGACATGTGGAAATTGTTGGAAATTATCTACCAG CTTTTccaaaaagacggaattgattACTTCGTGGACATGATGCCAGCACTACACAATTACATAACTGTCGATACTCCAGCATTTCTTTCGAATCAGAATCACGTGCTAGCCATGTTCAACATGTGTAAAACG GTCATGGGTGGAAGCGCAACGGAAGAATCAGAATGCAGTGCGGCCAAACTGCTGGAGGTCATCATTCTGCAGTGTAAAGGACAGATCGACGAATGTATACCAAGCTTCGTGGAATTGGCTTTGACTCGGTTAACGCGAGAGGTGAAAACATCCGAACTGCGGACAATGTGCCTACAG GTCGTGATAGCCGCGCTGTACTACAACCCTCAATTGTTGTTGCAAATCCTCGAAAAGATTCCGCTTCCAGTAAGCAACGAATCGATAGCGTCACACTTTATCAAACAATGGATTCACGATTCGGATTGCTTCCTTGG AATCCACGATCGGAAGCTGTGCGTTATTGGACTTTGCACGCTGATGTCGCTGGGCGAGAACAAGCCGGCGGTGCTGAGCGAACTGAGCGACAAAATCATTCCCACGTTGATACTGATCTTCGAAGGGCTGAAGCGGGCGTACGCCACCCGGGCCGCCGAGGGTGAGGAGGAGGAAAGCGAGGACGAGGATGACGATCTGGAGGAGGGAATTTCCAGCGACGAGGACGAGGTGGACGAGATGGGGCCGTCCTACTTTGAGCGCATCGCCAAAATGGCCCAGGATAAGGCTGCCGAGCATGGTTTGGAACTGACCGCCACGATTAAG GATGGTGATTCGGatgaggacgacgacgacgatgatgatgacgatggggATGATGATCTGGACGAAACGGCGCTCGAAGGATTCACCACTCCACTGGATGAGGAGGATAACCCACAGTACGTTGATGAATACTTTGCCTTCCAGGAAGTTATGACCg CGCTTCCAACCGCCGATCCGAACTGGTATAACATGCTTACCAGAAATTTGCAACCGCACGAGGCTGTCCAGTTGCAGGAAATTTTAGTAACTGCTGAACAGAAGAAAGCAGCGAAACGTTCCAAGGAGATTGAAAACAGCGGAG CAACGATATCACATTCACTGGAGAGTAGGAAAAGGCATGCCAACCAGTTGGAACAGGATCGGTTCTGCGAGGCCGAAACCAATCGCTACAAGAAGCTCAAATGCTGA